A genomic region of Pradoshia eiseniae contains the following coding sequences:
- a CDS encoding MFS transporter — protein sequence MRIRDWDINLKIRLLGEAFVQIAFWTVFPFLAIYFAEKMGVTTASALLMLSQIIAVACGLFGGFFADHFGRRRMMLIAIAGEFLGYGIFAAASHPGIDSAMIGFIGFTIASLFSNIYQPAAQAMVADVVESKDRSYVFSVFYMMMNIAVVLGPIIGAIFFTNHRFWLLVVVTCGSALLFLLLFLFSHETIPEGTAVTKKPITFKEVIKGQFADYRVIFTDRVLLLFILAGILVSQTFMQLDLFIPIHITETVDEARLLSIGNFDLTLNATELFGLVVAVNGGIVALCTVLVTKWMMTYPEKYVFAGSSILYGLSILLMGLFPYPWMYILSIIIFSLAELMTVGIAQNFVSTIAPTHQRAMYFSAAQLRFSIGRVLAPLSITLAGLIGSRETTYILAFVAFASAIIYLIMYRLYIKKEIKAVSI from the coding sequence ATGAGAATTAGAGATTGGGATATTAACCTGAAAATCCGCTTACTTGGCGAAGCATTTGTGCAAATCGCCTTTTGGACGGTTTTTCCTTTCCTGGCGATTTATTTTGCTGAAAAAATGGGTGTGACTACTGCGAGCGCTCTCTTAATGCTTTCACAAATCATCGCGGTAGCATGCGGCTTATTTGGGGGCTTTTTTGCCGATCATTTCGGAAGGAGAAGAATGATGCTCATCGCTATTGCCGGTGAATTTCTTGGCTATGGAATTTTTGCGGCAGCGAGCCATCCAGGAATCGATTCAGCCATGATTGGGTTTATCGGCTTTACGATTGCGAGCTTATTCTCGAATATTTACCAGCCGGCCGCACAAGCAATGGTAGCAGATGTGGTAGAGTCTAAGGATAGAAGCTATGTATTTTCTGTCTTCTATATGATGATGAATATAGCGGTTGTCCTTGGACCTATAATCGGTGCTATTTTCTTCACAAACCACCGCTTCTGGCTATTGGTTGTCGTAACATGCGGGTCAGCGCTTTTATTCCTGCTGCTGTTCCTATTCTCCCATGAAACCATACCTGAAGGCACAGCTGTAACGAAAAAACCAATAACCTTCAAGGAGGTTATTAAAGGACAGTTTGCCGATTACAGGGTCATTTTTACCGATCGGGTGCTATTGCTTTTCATCCTGGCCGGAATTCTTGTTTCCCAAACATTCATGCAGCTGGATTTATTTATTCCTATTCATATTACAGAGACAGTAGATGAGGCACGCCTATTATCCATAGGAAATTTTGACCTCACCTTGAATGCAACGGAGCTGTTTGGACTCGTTGTAGCCGTTAACGGAGGCATTGTCGCTCTATGTACAGTACTTGTGACAAAATGGATGATGACCTATCCTGAAAAATATGTATTTGCCGGATCCTCCATCCTATATGGGTTATCCATTTTATTAATGGGGTTATTCCCTTACCCATGGATGTATATCCTTAGCATTATAATCTTCAGCCTCGCTGAACTGATGACCGTCGGCATTGCCCAAAATTTCGTCTCAACGATTGCGCCAACACACCAGCGGGCCATGTATTTCTCAGCTGCCCAGCTTCGTTTCAGCATTGGCCGGGTGCTCGCTCCGCTCTCAATCACTTTAGCGGGTCTTATTGGTTCTAGAGAGACGACTTATATTTTGGCTTTCGTTGCCTTTGCTTCAGCGATTATTTATCTCATCATGTATCGCCTTTACATAAAAAAGGAAATCAAGGCTGTTTCCATATAA
- a CDS encoding tryptophan-rich sensory protein yields MNKKILNTIFFLLVIITNALANILPINGKTTGEISNQINVLITPAGYAFSIWSLIYLLIGIWIIRQFVGDRGDSAVYTQTSTWFILSSLFNVSWIIVWHYELFALSVVVMLLYLVSLIMLYRKLTEAGASFFEKAPFSINLGWISVATIVNIAYVLKVNGWDGFGLTDEIWTVIMLIVGAALAVLFRIKEENFLYPLVFVWAYIAIGVKNYGETDFAAYTAFVFAAIILAADLIPWRK; encoded by the coding sequence ATGAATAAAAAAATCTTGAATACGATTTTCTTCCTGCTGGTCATTATCACAAACGCACTCGCCAATATATTGCCGATTAACGGGAAGACAACAGGGGAAATATCCAATCAAATCAATGTATTAATTACACCGGCAGGATATGCCTTTTCCATTTGGTCTCTCATTTATTTGCTGATTGGAATTTGGATTATCAGACAGTTCGTCGGTGACAGGGGAGACTCCGCTGTTTATACACAGACAAGCACGTGGTTTATCTTAAGCAGCTTGTTCAATGTAAGCTGGATTATTGTGTGGCATTATGAACTATTCGCCCTAAGTGTCGTGGTTATGCTCCTGTATTTAGTCAGTCTCATTATGCTGTATAGGAAATTGACCGAGGCTGGAGCTTCTTTCTTTGAGAAAGCTCCCTTCTCCATTAATCTTGGCTGGATCAGCGTGGCTACCATTGTCAATATTGCCTATGTACTGAAAGTGAATGGCTGGGATGGCTTTGGCTTGACTGATGAAATCTGGACCGTAATCATGCTTATCGTTGGGGCTGCTCTTGCCGTTTTATTCAGGATAAAGGAAGAGAATTTCCTGTATCCGCTCGTGTTTGTTTGGGCCTATATCGCAATTGGGGTCAAGAATTATGGAGAAACAGATTTTGCTGCTTATACAGCCTTTGTCTTTGCCGCTATCATTTTGGCGGCTGACCTCATCCCTTGGAGAAAATGA
- a CDS encoding LemA family protein: MKRGTIILISGIAIVGILIAMFASNYNSFVSAEEDVDQSYSQIETQLQRRADLIPNLVNTVKGYASHEESVIKDVTDARANLANANTPADQATANDELTGALNRLLVVVENYPDLKANQNYQQLMDELAGTENRIAVARKDYNEQVAGYNKKVKRFPGSMIAAMFNFDEKEYFRSSAGADQPPTVDFGTE, translated from the coding sequence ATGAAAAGAGGAACTATTATTCTCATCAGCGGCATTGCCATTGTCGGAATTTTAATTGCCATGTTCGCGTCAAACTATAACAGCTTTGTTTCAGCTGAAGAGGATGTGGACCAATCGTATTCTCAGATTGAGACGCAGCTGCAAAGGAGAGCTGACTTGATTCCCAACTTAGTCAACACCGTCAAAGGCTATGCTTCTCATGAGGAATCAGTCATAAAGGATGTAACGGACGCACGGGCAAATCTCGCGAATGCGAATACCCCTGCAGACCAGGCAACCGCCAATGACGAATTAACCGGTGCTTTAAATCGCTTGCTCGTCGTCGTTGAAAACTATCCCGACCTGAAGGCAAACCAAAATTATCAGCAATTAATGGATGAACTTGCCGGCACAGAAAATCGCATTGCCGTAGCCCGCAAGGATTATAACGAGCAAGTAGCCGGCTATAACAAAAAGGTGAAGCGTTTCCCAGGTTCTATGATTGCTGCCATGTTTAATTTCGATGAAAAGGAATATTTCCGTTCTTCTGCCGGTGCCGACCAACCGCCGACAGTTGATTTTGGTACAGAATGA
- a CDS encoding TPM domain-containing protein has protein sequence MMRQRLFLILSLLAIIASSFAGNSAHAEVPEPKGDIYVQDFAGVLSNQQKQELNGLGRKLEDQTKAQIAVLTVDSLDGSSPEEYALEAFRKYGLGDKELENGVLLLMAFEQNDADKSARIEVGYGLEGALPDGKVGRILDEYTMPYWKNGQPDEAIILTYKQLFKEVAAEYGLDETEDSNIGSGIPNESGSSEQDGGMAAWKKILIAAIVIVFIIIDMSFFGGTFTYMLLHILSSIARSGGRGGGGPRGGGGGSSGGGGASRGW, from the coding sequence ATGATGCGCCAAAGATTATTCCTGATTCTAAGTCTTCTAGCAATCATTGCTTCAAGCTTTGCAGGGAATAGCGCTCACGCTGAAGTCCCAGAGCCAAAAGGAGATATTTATGTTCAAGATTTCGCGGGGGTTTTATCCAATCAGCAAAAGCAGGAACTGAATGGGCTAGGAAGGAAACTTGAAGACCAGACAAAGGCGCAAATCGCTGTTTTGACCGTAGATTCATTAGATGGTTCCTCACCGGAGGAATATGCGCTTGAAGCTTTCCGAAAATATGGACTGGGTGATAAGGAGCTTGAGAATGGCGTACTTCTTCTCATGGCATTTGAGCAAAATGATGCTGATAAATCAGCCAGGATTGAAGTCGGCTATGGGCTAGAGGGAGCGCTGCCAGATGGCAAGGTCGGCCGCATCCTCGATGAATACACGATGCCCTATTGGAAGAATGGCCAGCCAGATGAAGCCATCATTCTTACATACAAGCAATTATTCAAAGAGGTTGCAGCAGAATATGGACTTGATGAAACGGAAGATTCCAACATCGGCTCAGGAATACCGAATGAATCTGGCAGCTCAGAGCAAGATGGCGGAATGGCTGCTTGGAAAAAGATATTGATTGCGGCTATTGTCATTGTGTTCATCATCATTGATATGTCCTTCTTCGGAGGTACATTTACGTATATGCTACTCCATATCCTCTCTAGCATTGCAAGAAGCGGCGGCAGAGGAGGAGGCGGTCCTCGCGGAGGGGGCGGCGGCTCATCCGGCGGGGGCGGCGCTTCTCGCGGATGGTAA
- a CDS encoding Gfo/Idh/MocA family protein translates to MSKVNWGILSTANIGQTQVIPAINRSTLGEALAISSSSGRAKEAADKLGIPKVYDSYEDLLGDEEIDAVYIPLPNHLHAKWVMEAAKAGKHVLVEKPASLTAHEMKEMQEVCSRHGVLFMEAFMYQFHAQHKRVKDIIKTGEIGEVNYMYASHSFFLDDDGDNIRLSAEKGGGALYDVGCYNIHAIRHILQAEPAEVKAFSKLDPKFKVDMTTTGHLWMDNGIQAMFDCSFQMKSRDEYRVSGSKGEIICQHAYRPDRKGHKGTLIIRTEGETRKEIITCDQYLMQVEHFAECILEGKQPLYTGVDTLQNMRVIDACYESIQSDKTVKLP, encoded by the coding sequence ATGAGTAAAGTAAATTGGGGAATTTTAAGTACAGCTAACATCGGGCAAACACAGGTTATTCCGGCTATCAACCGTTCCACGCTGGGGGAGGCATTGGCCATCTCAAGCTCAAGCGGGAGGGCAAAGGAGGCGGCCGATAAACTGGGCATTCCAAAGGTTTATGATTCTTATGAAGACTTGCTCGGTGATGAAGAGATTGATGCGGTTTATATTCCGCTGCCGAACCATCTTCACGCAAAATGGGTAATGGAGGCTGCAAAAGCGGGTAAGCATGTTCTCGTTGAAAAGCCTGCTTCATTAACAGCGCATGAAATGAAGGAAATGCAGGAGGTGTGCAGCCGTCATGGAGTCCTTTTTATGGAGGCTTTTATGTACCAATTCCATGCCCAGCATAAACGTGTGAAGGATATTATAAAAACAGGCGAGATTGGTGAAGTGAACTATATGTATGCGAGTCATTCCTTCTTCCTGGATGATGATGGAGATAATATCCGTTTATCCGCTGAAAAGGGAGGAGGCGCATTGTATGATGTCGGCTGTTATAATATACATGCCATTCGCCATATATTGCAGGCAGAACCGGCAGAGGTGAAGGCTTTTTCCAAGCTAGATCCAAAGTTTAAAGTGGATATGACAACAACCGGACATCTTTGGATGGACAATGGGATCCAAGCGATGTTTGATTGCAGCTTCCAGATGAAATCGAGGGATGAATATAGGGTGTCTGGAAGCAAGGGAGAAATTATTTGTCAGCATGCCTATCGTCCCGACCGGAAAGGCCATAAGGGGACATTGATTATCAGGACGGAGGGGGAGACAAGAAAAGAGATTATCACCTGTGACCAATATCTCATGCAGGTTGAACATTTTGCAGAGTGCATACTTGAAGGGAAACAGCCGCTATATACAGGCGTTGATACTCTGCAGAACATGAGGGTTATTGATGCCTGCTATGAATCCATTCAGTCTGATAAAACAGTCAAGCTTCCTTAA
- a CDS encoding phospholipase D-like domain-containing protein codes for MFKKFIYTVLWALGILLVFFGLLLTWIHQDIRNGREAAKEDSKPVVYPIRQSEFKLYTDWDTFYPRFAKDIENAKEYVYIHFFSIGSGKASRQYFDLLKRKAKEGVQVYYSVDRAGSLKGNRQWFKELEKAGVHVTYSNEPHFPHIWYTIQHRNHRRIAILDGKVAYTGGMNVGEKYTKSSWHDYQLRMTGEGIQDFEKQFCHDWKHNTGQSPPIHTARAGSGTTSHYLKSYSSGYEVVDDLIEAFDAAEEDIIIATPYFIPDNERFMDSLKAAKKRGVEITIMWPKHSDGLMLTQAAYPFVKEALKNGMKVYQYEKGIFHGKLVMIDRKYPIIGTVNIDSRSFRLNDEMTLFMDESPFSDIMMKQVEKDLDDSSRITLDYFEKLSTKDKILMKIAKYAHYYL; via the coding sequence ATGTTCAAGAAATTTATATACACGGTCTTATGGGCGCTTGGAATCTTGCTAGTATTTTTTGGCCTGCTCTTAACGTGGATTCATCAGGATATTAGAAATGGTCGAGAAGCCGCTAAGGAGGACAGCAAGCCGGTTGTCTATCCCATCAGGCAAAGTGAATTCAAGCTATATACGGATTGGGATACCTTTTATCCTCGTTTTGCAAAGGATATAGAGAATGCAAAGGAATATGTGTATATCCACTTCTTTTCAATTGGCAGCGGGAAAGCAAGCCGCCAATATTTTGATTTATTGAAAAGAAAAGCGAAGGAGGGGGTCCAGGTTTACTATTCAGTAGACCGTGCCGGATCTCTAAAAGGAAATCGCCAATGGTTTAAAGAGCTCGAGAAGGCAGGTGTCCATGTCACCTATAGCAACGAACCTCATTTTCCGCATATATGGTATACCATTCAGCATCGGAATCATCGCCGAATCGCCATCTTGGACGGGAAGGTCGCTTATACGGGCGGAATGAATGTTGGGGAAAAGTATACGAAGTCTAGCTGGCATGATTATCAGCTGAGGATGACAGGAGAGGGCATACAGGATTTTGAGAAGCAATTTTGCCATGATTGGAAACACAACACAGGCCAATCTCCTCCTATTCATACTGCCAGAGCTGGGTCAGGAACCACTTCTCATTATTTAAAATCATACTCAAGCGGATATGAGGTGGTGGATGATCTTATAGAAGCGTTTGATGCGGCTGAGGAAGATATTATCATTGCTACCCCATATTTTATTCCTGATAATGAACGCTTCATGGATTCTTTAAAGGCTGCGAAAAAGCGCGGAGTGGAAATAACGATTATGTGGCCGAAGCATTCTGATGGGCTTATGCTCACCCAAGCAGCCTATCCATTTGTGAAGGAGGCTCTCAAAAATGGAATGAAGGTGTATCAGTATGAGAAGGGGATTTTTCATGGGAAGCTTGTGATGATTGACCGTAAGTATCCTATTATAGGAACGGTAAACATCGATTCACGCTCTTTCCGCCTAAATGATGAAATGACACTATTCATGGATGAATCTCCCTTTAGCGATATAATGATGAAGCAAGTGGAGAAAGATCTTGATGATTCTTCTAGAATTACATTGGATTATTTCGAAAAACTTTCCACAAAAGATAAAATTTTAATGAAAATTGCCAAATATGCACATTATTACTTATAA
- a CDS encoding RicAFT regulatory complex protein RicA family protein has protein sequence MEKFTKEQIIDKAKDLARMISDTEEVDFFKRAEAQINSNQTVAELMSVIKGLQKQAVNFQHYGKTEALKKTEEKLAKVERELDEIPIVQEFKQSQIEVNDMLQMVATVISNTVTDEIIKSTEGDLLHGKTGSKLKSEEGSHSC, from the coding sequence ATGGAGAAATTCACGAAAGAACAAATTATTGATAAGGCAAAAGATTTGGCCAGAATGATTTCTGATACAGAAGAGGTAGACTTCTTTAAAAGAGCGGAAGCACAAATAAACAGTAATCAAACTGTCGCTGAGCTAATGTCTGTCATTAAGGGACTGCAAAAGCAAGCGGTCAACTTCCAGCATTACGGAAAAACAGAAGCCTTGAAAAAAACGGAGGAGAAATTGGCGAAAGTCGAAAGGGAACTTGATGAAATTCCGATCGTCCAAGAATTTAAGCAATCACAAATTGAAGTAAACGATATGCTGCAAATGGTTGCTACCGTTATTTCAAATACTGTTACCGATGAGATTATTAAATCTACAGAAGGTGACCTCCTTCATGGAAAAACGGGCTCTAAGCTAAAAAGTGAAGAAGGCAGCCACAGCTGCTAA
- the miaB gene encoding tRNA (N6-isopentenyl adenosine(37)-C2)-methylthiotransferase MiaB, whose amino-acid sequence MNEQQRLDSAAAKSEKKPDKDYSKYFEAVYMPPSLKDAKKRGKEAISYHQDFNINEKYKGMGEGRKFYIRTYGCQMNEHDTEVMSGILMALGYKPTDKVDDANVILLNTCAIRENAENKVFGELGHLKSLKRSKPDLLLGVCGCMSQEESVVNKILKKHAFVDMIFGTHNIHRLPEILMDAYMSKEMVIEVWSKEGDIIENLPKVRKGNIKAWVNIMYGCDKFCTYCIVPYTRGKERSRRPEDIIQEIRGLAAQGYQEITLLGQNVNAYGKDFEDRHYRLGDLMEEIRKIDIPRIRFTTSHPRDFDDHLIEVLAKGGNMMDHIHLPVQSGNNEVLKIMARKYTREQYLELVRKIKAAIPNVTLTTDIIVGYPNETDEQFEETLSLYKEVEYDLAYTFIYSPREGTPAAKMKDNVPMEVKKERLQRLNAVVNEMALKKNQLYKGQILDVLVEGESKNNPDVLAGYTTKNKLVNFAGPKSAIGKIVKVKITDAKTWSLNGEMVQEMDLEKKGEKVGV is encoded by the coding sequence ATGAACGAACAGCAACGATTAGATTCGGCCGCTGCTAAATCTGAAAAGAAACCTGATAAGGATTACAGCAAATATTTTGAAGCTGTCTATATGCCCCCTTCCTTGAAGGATGCAAAGAAGCGTGGAAAAGAAGCGATTAGCTATCACCAAGATTTTAACATTAATGAAAAATACAAAGGTATGGGTGAAGGACGTAAATTCTATATCCGTACATATGGCTGCCAAATGAATGAGCACGATACGGAAGTCATGTCCGGAATTTTGATGGCTTTAGGTTATAAGCCGACTGATAAGGTGGATGATGCGAATGTCATTCTTTTGAACACATGCGCCATCCGAGAGAATGCCGAAAACAAAGTGTTCGGGGAACTTGGCCATCTGAAAAGCCTGAAGAGAAGCAAGCCCGACCTGCTGCTTGGGGTTTGTGGATGTATGTCTCAGGAGGAGTCCGTCGTCAATAAGATTCTTAAGAAGCATGCTTTTGTTGATATGATTTTCGGCACGCACAATATTCACCGGTTGCCAGAGATCCTGATGGATGCCTATATGTCCAAGGAAATGGTTATCGAGGTTTGGTCGAAGGAAGGTGACATTATTGAGAATCTTCCGAAGGTGCGAAAAGGCAATATTAAAGCATGGGTCAATATCATGTATGGCTGTGATAAATTCTGTACCTATTGTATTGTTCCATACACGCGGGGCAAGGAGCGCAGCCGCAGACCGGAGGATATTATTCAAGAAATCCGCGGTCTGGCAGCGCAAGGCTATCAGGAAATCACCTTACTTGGCCAAAACGTGAATGCGTACGGGAAGGATTTTGAAGACCGTCATTATCGTTTAGGCGATTTGATGGAGGAAATCCGCAAGATTGATATCCCGCGCATCCGCTTTACAACAAGTCACCCTCGAGACTTTGATGATCATCTGATCGAGGTGCTTGCTAAAGGCGGCAATATGATGGACCATATTCACTTGCCTGTTCAATCCGGCAATAACGAAGTGCTGAAAATCATGGCACGTAAATATACACGTGAACAATATTTAGAGCTCGTCAGGAAAATTAAGGCGGCCATTCCGAATGTCACCTTAACGACGGATATCATTGTCGGTTATCCGAACGAAACGGATGAGCAGTTTGAAGAAACGCTCTCCCTTTATAAGGAAGTCGAATATGATTTGGCGTATACATTTATCTATTCTCCGCGGGAGGGTACTCCAGCAGCGAAGATGAAGGATAATGTGCCGATGGAAGTGAAGAAAGAGCGGCTTCAGCGCTTGAATGCGGTTGTGAATGAAATGGCGCTTAAAAAGAACCAGCTATATAAAGGGCAAATCCTGGATGTGCTTGTTGAAGGGGAAAGCAAGAATAATCCAGATGTGCTTGCTGGCTATACAACGAAGAATAAGCTAGTTAACTTTGCAGGTCCAAAATCAGCTATCGGCAAGATTGTCAAAGTGAAGATTACAGATGCAAAGACCTGGTCGTTAAACGGTGAGATGGTACAAGAGATGGATTTGGAGAAAAAAGGGGAAAAGGTGGGCGTATAA
- the lepB gene encoding signal peptidase I: MDNRKVIEEIASWLKPILIAVIVVLVSRQFIFLPTTVRGESMMPSLQDGNRVILSKITHIDRFDEVVFHATDSPDKYVKRVIGLPGDTIEMKDDTLYINGEPYEEEYLEELRSSQDQGASFTEDFTLQELTGKEKVPEGQMFVLGDNRPNSKDSRVFGFVPMERIVGEVKMRYWPMKDIGFAL, translated from the coding sequence ATGGACAACCGGAAAGTAATCGAAGAAATTGCCTCATGGCTTAAACCCATCCTAATTGCGGTTATAGTAGTGCTCGTTAGCCGTCAATTTATCTTTTTGCCCACAACAGTTAGGGGTGAATCAATGATGCCTAGCTTACAGGACGGCAATCGCGTCATCTTAAGCAAGATCACTCATATAGACCGGTTTGATGAAGTTGTGTTTCATGCAACGGATTCGCCTGATAAATATGTAAAACGAGTCATCGGACTCCCTGGAGATACGATTGAAATGAAGGATGATACTTTATACATTAACGGGGAGCCTTATGAAGAAGAGTATCTCGAAGAACTAAGGTCCAGTCAGGATCAGGGGGCTTCGTTCACGGAGGATTTTACATTACAGGAGCTGACCGGGAAAGAGAAAGTTCCGGAAGGCCAAATGTTCGTATTAGGTGATAACCGGCCGAACAGTAAGGATAGCCGTGTTTTTGGCTTCGTACCGATGGAGAGAATCGTCGGAGAGGTGAAAATGCGCTATTGGCCGATGAAGGATATTGGGTTTGCTTTGTAG
- a CDS encoding glycine C-acetyltransferase, with the protein MKGLEYLQAELDEMKENGVFRTLVPLDTEQGSKVKIEGKTVIQLSSNNYLGLTSHPRLRDAAMEAIRSYGVGTGSVRTIAGTFKMHAELERKLAEFKHTEAALVFQSGFTTNQGVLSAILTEKDVVISDELNHASIIDGIRLTKAARRVYTHVDMESLEAALKETQSYRKRLIVTDGVFSMDGNIAPLPAIVELAEKYDALVMVDDAHASGVLGKNGRGTVNHFGLDGRVHIQVGTLSKAIGVLGGYVAGPQALIDYLIHKGRPFLFSTSHPPAVTMANMAAIDVLISEPELIEKLWENARFFKEGLLSLGFDIGESKTPITPVFVGEDKAAYELSDRLLEYGVFAQGIVFPTVAKGKARVRTIVTAEHTKEELEEALSAFERAGKQLNLIK; encoded by the coding sequence TTGAAAGGGTTGGAGTATTTACAAGCTGAGTTAGATGAGATGAAGGAAAATGGGGTATTTCGAACACTCGTGCCGCTAGATACGGAGCAAGGCTCGAAGGTGAAGATTGAAGGGAAAACGGTGATTCAATTATCGTCTAATAATTATTTGGGGCTCACCTCTCATCCTCGCCTGCGCGATGCGGCTATGGAGGCCATTCGGTCATATGGTGTAGGGACGGGGTCTGTGCGAACCATTGCAGGAACATTTAAGATGCATGCAGAGCTTGAACGAAAGCTTGCGGAATTTAAGCATACAGAAGCGGCATTAGTGTTCCAATCCGGTTTTACGACCAATCAGGGCGTTCTTTCAGCCATTTTAACGGAAAAGGATGTCGTTATTTCTGATGAGCTTAATCATGCTTCAATAATAGATGGAATTCGGCTGACAAAGGCTGCTCGCCGAGTATATACCCATGTGGATATGGAGAGCCTTGAAGCAGCATTAAAGGAAACGCAATCCTACCGTAAGCGCTTGATTGTGACGGATGGTGTGTTTTCGATGGATGGGAATATTGCCCCGCTTCCTGCTATCGTAGAACTGGCAGAGAAATATGATGCCCTTGTTATGGTTGATGATGCGCATGCTTCAGGTGTATTAGGCAAAAACGGACGCGGTACCGTCAATCACTTCGGACTCGATGGCCGTGTGCATATACAGGTTGGCACATTAAGTAAAGCAATTGGCGTGCTTGGGGGATATGTGGCAGGTCCGCAGGCTTTAATAGACTATTTGATTCATAAAGGGCGTCCATTCCTCTTCAGCACATCGCATCCACCTGCAGTGACAATGGCGAATATGGCCGCTATTGATGTGCTGATAAGTGAGCCTGAATTAATTGAAAAGCTTTGGGAGAATGCGAGATTCTTTAAGGAGGGGCTTTTATCCCTCGGTTTTGATATTGGAGAGAGCAAGACACCTATCACGCCCGTTTTCGTTGGTGAAGATAAGGCAGCTTATGAGTTATCTGACCGGTTATTGGAATATGGTGTATTTGCCCAAGGAATCGTCTTTCCGACGGTTGCCAAGGGCAAGGCGAGGGTTCGTACAATAGTGACTGCTGAGCATACCAAGGAGGAATTGGAGGAGGCATTAAGTGCCTTTGAACGAGCTGGCAAGCAATTGAATCTAATAAAATAA
- the tdh gene encoding L-threonine 3-dehydrogenase — protein sequence MDGKMKAVVKAKRGFGAELSMIDIPTIKEDEVLIKVMATSICGTDVHIYTWDDWAKNRVNPPYAFGHEFSGEIVKIGASVTGINIGDHVSAETHIVCGRCPQCMTGQFHICQETKIIGVDTQGCFAEYVALPARNIWVNPKDMPAAMASIQEPMGNAVHTVLSGEIAGRTVAVIGCGPIGIMAVGVAKAAGASKVIALDVNEYRLGLAKDMGADAVINSAKEDVLETMKDLTDNIGVDIVCEMSGHPDAINQGFKMATNGGRVSILSLPVKPVSIDLTNDIVFKGLTVQGITGRQMFKTWQQVSRLLKSGQIDAGKLITHEFPLEEFEKGFDLMIKGQCGKVVLLP from the coding sequence TTGGACGGAAAAATGAAGGCGGTAGTAAAGGCTAAAAGGGGATTTGGTGCTGAATTGAGCATGATTGATATACCAACCATTAAGGAGGATGAGGTTCTTATTAAGGTGATGGCCACCTCCATTTGCGGGACTGATGTGCATATATATACATGGGATGACTGGGCAAAGAACAGAGTGAATCCTCCTTATGCTTTCGGACATGAATTTTCAGGAGAAATAGTCAAGATTGGTGCGTCCGTTACAGGTATCAATATAGGCGATCATGTATCTGCAGAAACACATATCGTCTGTGGTAGATGTCCTCAATGTATGACGGGGCAGTTCCATATTTGCCAAGAGACAAAAATAATAGGGGTCGATACACAAGGGTGCTTTGCTGAATACGTTGCCCTTCCTGCCCGAAATATATGGGTGAACCCAAAAGATATGCCGGCCGCTATGGCTTCCATACAGGAACCGATGGGTAATGCCGTTCATACGGTTCTCTCAGGAGAGATTGCCGGCCGTACGGTTGCTGTGATTGGGTGTGGTCCAATCGGAATCATGGCGGTTGGAGTAGCAAAGGCTGCAGGAGCATCAAAGGTCATTGCGCTCGATGTCAATGAATATAGATTGGGGTTAGCCAAGGACATGGGAGCGGATGCCGTTATCAATTCTGCCAAAGAGGATGTGCTCGAAACCATGAAGGATTTGACAGACAATATTGGTGTCGATATTGTTTGTGAAATGAGCGGTCATCCCGATGCAATCAATCAAGGGTTCAAGATGGCGACAAATGGCGGTAGGGTGTCCATATTAAGCCTTCCCGTTAAACCTGTCTCCATTGATCTGACCAATGACATTGTATTCAAGGGATTGACCGTCCAGGGGATTACAGGGAGGCAAATGTTTAAGACCTGGCAGCAAGTGTCACGTTTGCTGAAATCAGGCCAGATTGATGCAGGAAAGCTCATAACGCACGAGTTTCCTCTCGAGGAATTCGAGAAAGGGTTTGACTTAATGATCAAGGGCCAATGCGGCAAGGTTGTCTTACTGCCTTAA